The genomic DNA AATAACATGACTGCTTTTGTAGAAGGAAGAAGCTCTATTGGAAGATTAGGATTGTTTATTCAAAATGCCGGATGGGTGGACCCAGGGTTTGAGGGGCATATCACATTAGAACTTTATAATGCTAACCGTGTTCCGATTGAACTAAAGGAAGGGAGACGTATATGTCAGTTAGTTTTAGCTTCTTTGGATCAAGAAACTACTCCTTACATGGGAAAATACGTTGGTCAAAACAAAGCAACTGAAAGCAGAGTCTATCTTGATGAAGAGGAGGAAGGATTGAAGATAAGGAGGAACCAAGAGTTCAAGGAATTTGATTAATTTTTTAGGGTTATCTAAAGCTTCAGTTAATTTTGGGGTTCTAGTTTACGAAAATGTTAGAAAGAAAAATGGAGGGAAATAAGGAATTATCATCGGGGGAGCATTTGTTTATTTATATAGAATGT from Bacillus methanolicus MGA3 includes the following:
- the dcd gene encoding dCTP deaminase, coding for MILSGRTILEKLEKKELYIEPITRSQIQPASVDLRLGNHFLTIDEHVTPMISLDKPAEYKEIYQQVIIIPPQSFILGTTLEFISLPNNMTAFVEGRSSIGRLGLFIQNAGWVDPGFEGHITLELYNANRVPIELKEGRRICQLVLASLDQETTPYMGKYVGQNKATESRVYLDEEEEGLKIRRNQEFKEFD